In Myxococcus fulvus, the following proteins share a genomic window:
- a CDS encoding DUF2277 domain-containing protein, producing MCRNIKPLFNFTPPATDDDIRAAALQFVRKIAGTRKPSKQNTDAFDVAVEEIYQSSKRMLDGLVATTPPRDRVRFEALKRLRYKKAADAG from the coding sequence ATGTGCCGGAACATCAAGCCCCTCTTCAACTTCACCCCGCCCGCCACGGATGACGACATCCGCGCGGCGGCGCTCCAGTTCGTCCGGAAGATCGCCGGGACGCGCAAGCCGTCGAAGCAGAACACGGACGCGTTCGACGTCGCCGTCGAGGAGATCTACCAGAGCTCGAAGCGGATGCTGGACGGGCTGGTGGCCACGACGCCCCCGAGAGACAGGGTGCGGTTCGAGGCACTCAAGCGCCTGCGCTACAAGAAGGCCGCCGACGCGGGTTGA
- a CDS encoding DMT family transporter: protein MTTPSLVRPVVPTLSGAWLTFLELGLLGALWGSSFMFMRIAAPDFGPLPLVAVRLVLGALVLLPLLLRARAALTPSHWPKLALVGTLNAAVPFALFAWAAQRVPAGISAISNSMTVLFTALVAFLFYGERIGPRRGVALVVGFAGVVVLASGKIEGASPGLGVAAALTAAFFYGISANLVRRHLQGVPAGAVAAATLGCAALLTLPFAIATWPAQPIRGVSWLSAAALGMLCTGLGYAMYYRLIQRIGASRAVTVTYLLPLFGVAWAWLLLGEPVTLSMAVAGALILGSVALSQRQSA, encoded by the coding sequence ATGACCACACCCTCGCTTGTCCGTCCTGTCGTCCCGACGTTGTCCGGTGCCTGGCTGACCTTCCTGGAGCTGGGCTTGCTGGGGGCCCTGTGGGGCTCGTCCTTCATGTTCATGCGCATCGCGGCGCCGGACTTCGGGCCCCTGCCGCTCGTGGCGGTGCGGCTGGTGCTGGGCGCGCTGGTGCTGCTGCCCCTGCTGCTGCGCGCGCGCGCCGCGCTCACCCCGTCGCACTGGCCCAAGCTCGCGCTGGTGGGGACGCTCAACGCGGCGGTGCCCTTCGCGCTCTTCGCCTGGGCGGCGCAGCGCGTGCCCGCGGGCATCAGCGCCATCAGCAACAGCATGACGGTGCTCTTCACCGCGCTGGTGGCCTTCCTCTTCTACGGCGAGCGCATCGGCCCGCGCCGTGGGGTGGCGCTGGTGGTGGGCTTCGCGGGCGTGGTGGTGCTCGCCAGCGGGAAGATTGAGGGCGCAAGCCCCGGCCTGGGCGTGGCCGCCGCGCTGACGGCCGCCTTCTTCTATGGCATCTCGGCGAACCTGGTGCGCAGGCACCTGCAGGGTGTGCCGGCGGGCGCCGTCGCGGCGGCGACGCTGGGCTGCGCGGCGCTCTTGACGCTGCCGTTCGCCATCGCGACCTGGCCCGCGCAGCCCATCCGCGGCGTGTCCTGGCTGTCGGCCGCGGCGCTGGGGATGCTCTGCACGGGGCTGGGCTACGCGATGTACTACCGGCTCATCCAGCGCATCGGTGCCTCCCGCGCCGTCACCGTCACCTACCTCTTGCCGCTGTTCGGCGTGGCCTGGGCGTGGCTCCTGCTCGGCGAGCCGGTGACGCTCTCCATGGCGGTCGCCGGAGCGCTCATCCTGGGCAGCGTCGCGCTGAGCCAGCGGCAGTCCGCGTGA
- a CDS encoding PH domain-containing protein: MFGKLAADALGLSDVGSVIAPADYDKVDADDYVNHEDQEKIFFLIKSKSDEYCFTNKALIHLDGTSAASKKRMLRRFTYAANPISNVMLETAGTIDMDVEIKFRLGNRDYSIDVHKKQLEQVKDLYKALFRISEMQHENELSLAHAKTSLDVASTTLGRGSAGGAPVVESFKELNQAAFAWLTGAQQKYWVKDFGAVFERYIKA; encoded by the coding sequence ATGTTCGGGAAGCTCGCCGCGGACGCACTCGGCCTCAGTGACGTCGGCTCGGTCATCGCTCCGGCCGACTACGACAAGGTCGACGCGGATGACTATGTGAACCACGAGGACCAGGAGAAGATCTTCTTCCTCATCAAGTCCAAGTCCGACGAGTACTGTTTCACCAACAAGGCGCTCATCCATCTGGACGGCACCAGCGCCGCCAGCAAGAAGCGCATGCTGCGCCGCTTCACGTACGCCGCCAATCCCATCTCCAACGTCATGCTGGAGACGGCCGGCACCATCGACATGGACGTGGAGATCAAGTTCCGCCTGGGCAACCGGGACTACTCCATCGACGTGCACAAGAAGCAGTTGGAGCAGGTGAAGGACCTCTACAAGGCCCTGTTCCGCATCTCGGAGATGCAGCACGAGAACGAGCTGTCGCTCGCCCACGCCAAGACGAGCCTGGACGTCGCCTCCACCACGCTCGGCCGCGGCTCGGCCGGCGGCGCGCCCGTCGTCGAGTCCTTCAAGGAGCTCAACCAGGCCGCCTTCGCCTGGCTCACCGGCGCCCAGCAGAAGTACTGGGTGAAGGACTTCGGCGCCGTGTTCGAGCGCTACATCAAGGCCTGA
- a CDS encoding RNA polymerase sigma factor has protein sequence MTSPEKHRAIEAVWRIESARLIAGLTRMVRDVGLAEELAQDALVAAMERWPDRGIPDNPGAWLMATAKRRAIDELRRGKRVERKHEELGHELESDQAHGQPDLDTTLDNDVGDDLLRLMFIACHPILSTEARVALTLRLLGGLTTEEIARAFLVPGPTVAQRIVRAKRTLSEEKVPFELPHGEALAARLSSVLEVIYLVFNEGYSATAGDDWMRPELCADALRLGRILAELAPLEPEVHGLVALMEIQASRSRARVGPSGEPVLLLEQNRGLWDQLLIRRGLAALERAEKLGGAQGPYALQAALAACHARARTAEETDWARIASLYGVLVRLSPSPVVELNRAVALSMAYGPAAGLAVVDTLTSEPTLANYHLLPSVRGDLLRKLGRFDEARKEFERAASLTRNAREQALLLERAQDCTRRRA, from the coding sequence GTGACGTCCCCCGAGAAACACCGCGCCATCGAAGCCGTCTGGCGGATTGAATCCGCGCGCCTCATCGCAGGCCTGACGCGCATGGTGCGCGACGTCGGGCTCGCGGAAGAGCTCGCGCAGGATGCCCTGGTCGCGGCGATGGAGCGCTGGCCCGACAGAGGCATCCCGGACAACCCGGGCGCGTGGCTGATGGCGACCGCCAAGCGCCGCGCCATCGACGAGCTGCGTCGGGGCAAGCGCGTCGAGCGCAAGCACGAGGAGCTGGGGCACGAGCTCGAGTCCGACCAGGCCCACGGGCAACCAGACCTGGACACGACGCTCGACAACGACGTGGGCGATGACCTGCTGCGGCTGATGTTCATCGCCTGCCACCCCATCCTCTCCACGGAGGCGCGCGTCGCGCTCACGCTGCGGCTGCTCGGCGGGTTGACGACGGAGGAGATTGCCCGCGCGTTCCTGGTGCCCGGGCCCACCGTCGCGCAGCGCATCGTGCGCGCCAAGCGCACGCTGTCCGAGGAGAAGGTGCCCTTCGAGCTGCCCCACGGCGAGGCGCTCGCGGCGCGGCTGTCTTCGGTGCTGGAGGTCATCTACCTCGTCTTCAACGAGGGCTACTCCGCGACAGCGGGGGATGACTGGATGCGGCCGGAGCTGTGCGCGGACGCGCTGCGGCTGGGGCGCATCCTCGCCGAGCTGGCGCCCCTGGAGCCGGAGGTGCACGGCCTGGTCGCGCTGATGGAGATTCAGGCGTCGCGCTCGCGGGCTCGCGTGGGCCCTTCCGGCGAGCCGGTGCTGCTGCTCGAGCAGAACCGGGGCCTGTGGGACCAGCTGCTGATTCGCCGCGGGCTCGCGGCGCTGGAGCGCGCGGAGAAGCTGGGCGGGGCACAGGGGCCGTATGCGCTGCAGGCCGCGCTCGCCGCCTGTCACGCGCGGGCGCGCACGGCGGAGGAGACGGACTGGGCGCGCATCGCGTCGCTGTATGGCGTGCTGGTGCGGCTGTCGCCCTCGCCCGTGGTGGAGCTCAACCGCGCGGTGGCGCTGTCCATGGCCTATGGCCCCGCGGCGGGCCTGGCCGTGGTCGACACGCTGACCTCGGAGCCCACGCTCGCGAACTACCACCTGCTGCCGAGCGTGCGCGGAGACCTGCTGCGCAAGCTGGGGCGCTTCGACGAGGCGCGCAAGGAGTTCGAGCGGGCGGCCTCGCTGACCCGGAATGCCCGCGAGCAGGCGCTGCTCCTGGAGCGCGCCCAGGACTGCACCCGCCGCAGGGCGTGA
- a CDS encoding class I SAM-dependent methyltransferase, giving the protein MSRHPEALLPARRFHDEPLILILRHLKAGLTQAGRVRIEVPDPDLGAGRYPGERVGPEGGLVHRPLRHWCDLAEGLGCRLLTPRGVEATHVALTFEALGAEASWHAGSARPEAAVPAEERYGADSAFARVRKLEDAGFLLPWLEALGRVRLPAGARVLDLGVNRGDELDAFSWLDEVPDVSFVGVDHSASAIAQARARFPDSRHAFHVADLNALPAALGRFHLVVSVGTLQSPGVDDHALLRTLVQEHLESESTLVLGFPNSRFRDGEVVYGARVRNLRESDLSLLVKDLSFYRRYLHQHGFRTFLGGKLDLLLTAVRGGPQSSD; this is encoded by the coding sequence ATGTCCCGCCACCCCGAAGCCTTGCTCCCCGCGCGCCGCTTCCACGACGAGCCGCTCATCCTCATCCTCCGCCACCTGAAGGCGGGGCTCACGCAGGCGGGCCGGGTGCGCATCGAGGTGCCGGACCCGGACCTCGGGGCCGGGCGCTATCCGGGTGAGCGGGTGGGGCCGGAGGGTGGCCTCGTGCACCGTCCGCTGCGCCACTGGTGTGACCTGGCGGAGGGACTGGGCTGCCGGCTGCTCACGCCGCGCGGCGTGGAGGCCACGCATGTGGCGCTGACCTTCGAGGCCCTGGGCGCGGAGGCCTCGTGGCACGCGGGGAGCGCGAGGCCGGAGGCGGCGGTGCCCGCGGAGGAGCGGTATGGGGCGGACTCCGCCTTCGCGCGCGTGCGGAAGCTGGAGGACGCGGGCTTCCTGCTGCCGTGGTTGGAGGCGCTGGGGCGCGTGAGATTGCCCGCGGGCGCGAGGGTGCTGGACCTGGGCGTCAATCGCGGGGACGAACTGGACGCGTTCTCCTGGTTGGACGAGGTGCCCGACGTCTCCTTCGTGGGCGTGGACCACAGCGCCTCCGCGATTGCCCAGGCGCGGGCCCGCTTCCCGGACTCGCGTCACGCCTTCCACGTGGCGGACCTCAACGCGCTGCCCGCCGCGCTGGGGCGCTTCCACCTGGTGGTGTCCGTGGGCACGTTGCAGAGCCCCGGGGTGGATGACCACGCGTTGTTGCGGACGCTGGTACAGGAGCATCTGGAGTCCGAGTCGACGCTCGTGCTCGGCTTCCCCAACTCGCGCTTCCGTGACGGCGAGGTCGTCTACGGTGCCCGCGTGCGCAACCTGCGCGAGTCGGACCTGTCCCTGCTCGTGAAGGACCTGTCGTTCTACCGCCGCTACCTGCACCAGCACGGCTTCCGCACGTTCCTCGGCGGGAAGCTCGACCTGCTGCTCACGGCGGTGCGCGGCGGGCCTCAGTCCTCCGACTGA
- a CDS encoding YciI family protein, with protein MSFMLLMMEAPGKRQERPLEDGQKAYARMMAFQKTLQDKGVLVAGEALKPDDNAIRIESIDGRRKVSDGPFTESKEIIGGFFLLNCKSRDEALEYAHMCPMSDWGIVELREIANSCFE; from the coding sequence ATGTCTTTCATGCTGCTGATGATGGAGGCTCCAGGGAAGCGCCAGGAGCGGCCGCTCGAGGATGGGCAGAAGGCCTACGCACGGATGATGGCCTTCCAGAAGACGCTCCAGGACAAGGGCGTGCTCGTCGCCGGAGAGGCCCTCAAGCCGGATGACAACGCCATCCGCATCGAGAGCATCGATGGTCGGCGGAAGGTGAGCGATGGCCCCTTCACCGAGTCGAAGGAGATCATCGGCGGCTTCTTCCTGCTCAACTGCAAGAGCCGCGACGAGGCGCTCGAATATGCCCACATGTGTCCCATGAGCGACTGGGGCATCGTCGAGCTGCGCGAAATCGCGAACAGCTGTTTCGAGTAG
- a CDS encoding LysR substrate-binding domain-containing protein produces MTLPTAWLPALAAFEAAARHQNFARAGQELHLTASAVSHHVRKLEGMLGVTLFQRHARGVELTVEGRQLADAASGALTDIHDVVRELSDARSERHLVRVTTMHSLAHTWVVPRLGDFNAQHPRLRVRIDSETALSRFEEGGPDLGIRYGLGHWPGMTAHALMPDAMFPVASPRLPGVDEVRTPADIPRLPLVEDLARQTWPDWLRAADVHGATLDVRHSFSDTTNAMQAAVWGLGAALARERVCETFLADGSLLRLPGPALPTRYSYFVVYPSHRRLRTAARAFMDWLLTQPGRPAPTRVATKPPTL; encoded by the coding sequence ATGACGCTTCCCACGGCGTGGCTGCCGGCCCTGGCGGCCTTCGAGGCGGCCGCGCGGCACCAGAACTTCGCCCGCGCGGGCCAGGAGCTGCACCTGACGGCCAGCGCCGTCAGCCACCACGTGCGCAAGCTGGAGGGGATGCTCGGCGTCACCCTCTTCCAGCGCCACGCGCGCGGCGTGGAGCTCACCGTCGAGGGGCGCCAGCTGGCGGACGCGGCGAGCGGCGCGCTGACGGACATCCATGACGTGGTGCGCGAGCTCTCCGATGCCCGGAGCGAGCGCCACCTGGTGCGCGTCACCACCATGCACTCCCTGGCGCACACGTGGGTGGTGCCCCGGCTGGGGGACTTCAACGCCCAGCATCCCCGCCTGCGCGTGCGCATCGACTCGGAGACGGCGCTGTCGCGCTTCGAGGAGGGAGGCCCGGACCTGGGCATCCGCTACGGGCTGGGCCACTGGCCCGGGATGACCGCCCACGCGCTGATGCCCGACGCCATGTTCCCGGTGGCCTCCCCTCGCCTGCCCGGCGTCGACGAGGTGCGCACGCCCGCGGACATCCCCCGGCTGCCGCTGGTCGAGGACCTGGCGCGGCAGACCTGGCCGGACTGGCTGCGCGCCGCGGACGTCCACGGGGCCACGCTGGACGTGCGCCACAGCTTCAGCGACACCACCAACGCGATGCAGGCCGCCGTGTGGGGCCTGGGCGCGGCGCTCGCCCGGGAGCGCGTCTGCGAGACCTTCCTCGCCGATGGCAGCCTGCTGCGACTGCCCGGCCCCGCGCTGCCCACGCGCTATTCCTACTTCGTCGTGTATCCCTCCCACCGCCGACTGCGCACCGCGGCACGCGCCTTCATGGACTGGCTGCTGACCCAGCCCGGACGCCCCGCCCCGACGCGGGTCGCCACGAAGCCCCCGACGTTGTAA
- the amaB gene encoding L-piperidine-6-carboxylate dehydrogenase — protein sequence MLHPILDALGLGEHNPGSYLGNGEWADSRSEAPLEVFNPSNGQRLATVSSATADEYERMMHAAAQAFVAWRALPAPRRGEAIRLCGEALRRHKDALGSLVSLEMGKVKAEGDGEVQEMIDIADFAVGQSRMLYGLTMHSERPGHRMYEQWHPLGLVGIISAFNFPVAVWSWNAFIAAVCGDVSIWKPSPKTPLTSIAATRICNQALKAGGFPEVFFLLNAAGTARAERLVDDARVALVSFTGSSAVGRQVGVRVAQRLGRSLLELGGNNAIIVDATADLKLAIPAIVFGAVGTAGQRCTTTRRLIVHESIVDDVLARLASAYAQVEKRIGDPLEAGTLMGPLIDRAAVQRFEATLEKARAAGARVVSGGKALERPGHYVQPTLVTDVEPTDAWVQEETFAPILYVLPYRTLEDAIVIQNGVPQGLSSSVFTKDLQVAERFLSASGSDCGIANVNIGTSGAEIGGAFGGEKDTGGGRESGSDAWKAYMRRQTNTLNYSDALPLAQGIRFDL from the coding sequence ATGCTCCATCCCATTCTCGACGCGCTCGGCCTCGGCGAGCACAACCCCGGCAGCTACCTCGGCAACGGCGAGTGGGCGGACTCCCGCTCGGAAGCCCCGCTGGAGGTCTTCAATCCCTCCAACGGACAACGGCTGGCCACCGTGTCGTCGGCGACGGCGGACGAGTACGAGCGGATGATGCACGCCGCGGCCCAGGCCTTCGTCGCGTGGAGGGCGCTGCCCGCGCCGCGTCGGGGCGAGGCCATCCGCCTGTGCGGCGAGGCGCTGCGTCGCCACAAGGACGCGCTCGGCTCGCTCGTGTCGCTGGAGATGGGCAAGGTGAAGGCGGAGGGCGACGGCGAGGTGCAGGAGATGATCGACATCGCCGACTTCGCCGTCGGCCAGTCGCGCATGCTCTATGGCCTGACGATGCACTCCGAGCGCCCCGGCCACCGGATGTACGAGCAGTGGCACCCCCTGGGCCTCGTCGGCATCATCAGCGCCTTCAACTTCCCGGTGGCCGTGTGGTCCTGGAACGCGTTCATCGCCGCGGTGTGCGGCGACGTGTCCATCTGGAAGCCCTCGCCCAAGACGCCGCTGACGTCCATCGCGGCCACGCGCATCTGCAACCAGGCGCTGAAGGCCGGCGGCTTCCCGGAGGTGTTCTTCCTGCTCAACGCCGCGGGCACCGCGCGCGCCGAGCGACTGGTGGACGACGCGCGCGTCGCGCTGGTGAGCTTCACCGGCTCGTCGGCCGTCGGGCGTCAGGTGGGCGTGCGCGTCGCGCAGCGACTGGGCCGGAGCCTGCTGGAGCTGGGGGGCAACAACGCCATCATCGTGGACGCCACCGCGGACCTGAAGCTGGCCATCCCCGCCATCGTCTTCGGCGCGGTGGGCACCGCGGGCCAGCGCTGCACCACCACCCGCCGCCTCATCGTCCACGAGTCCATCGTCGACGACGTGCTGGCCCGGCTCGCCAGCGCCTACGCCCAGGTGGAGAAGCGCATCGGAGACCCGCTGGAGGCCGGCACGCTCATGGGCCCGCTCATCGACCGGGCCGCGGTGCAGCGCTTCGAGGCCACGCTCGAGAAGGCGCGCGCCGCGGGTGCCCGCGTGGTGAGCGGCGGAAAGGCGCTGGAGCGCCCCGGCCACTACGTGCAGCCCACGCTGGTCACCGACGTGGAGCCGACCGACGCGTGGGTCCAGGAGGAGACCTTCGCGCCCATCCTCTACGTGCTGCCCTACCGCACGCTCGAGGACGCCATCGTCATCCAGAACGGCGTGCCCCAGGGCCTGTCGTCATCGGTGTTCACCAAGGACTTGCAGGTCGCCGAGCGCTTCCTGTCCGCCTCCGGCTCCGACTGCGGCATCGCCAACGTCAACATCGGCACGTCCGGCGCGGAGATTGGTGGCGCCTTCGGGGGTGAAAAAGACACCGGCGGCGGCCGCGAGTCCGGCTCCGACGCGTGGAAGGCCTATATGCGACGGCAGACCAACACGCTGAACTACTCGGACGCGCTGCCGCTGGCCCAAGGGATTCGCTTCGACCTGTGA
- a CDS encoding glycoside hydrolase family 43 protein — MKRSPWWSVVGCLSSVLSFGAGCGAEAPQDTQAPEQSAAALACSTRITYGDRWIRPANHPNQYDVASDLVTWDGACVNEGTNSYAVLSNGWKPYFTGHNACVIALDTDCPGASACATRVTYGPAWIHPANHPAQHDDTGGRVFWDRACVNASPNSYAVLSNGWGPYFTGTNACGVSFRYTGCGGLYQNPVVPTDCADPGVIHDGTRYVAACTSGGAASAFPLRVSTDLVTWTGAGSIFPSGTRPAWATGDFWAPEIHRVGGRFIAYYTARHSSGKLAIGAATATSALGPFTDLGRPLILDAGMGMIDATFFTDAAGTGYLVWKADGNAVGQQTPIYGQALSADGLSLVGTRRTLITNNLGWEGGVVEAPWVVARGGYYYLFYSGNAYYNSTYAVGVARATSPLGPYTKAGAPILATGGGWVGPGHNSVVNGPGGDTYMVYHAWNSAHTARVMLVDAITWPNGWPAVPEAPSAGSRPRP, encoded by the coding sequence ATGAAGCGGTCCCCGTGGTGGTCCGTCGTTGGCTGTCTCTCCTCCGTCCTGTCCTTCGGCGCGGGCTGTGGCGCCGAAGCACCCCAGGACACCCAGGCCCCGGAGCAATCCGCCGCGGCCCTGGCCTGCTCCACGCGCATCACCTACGGCGACCGCTGGATTCGTCCCGCCAACCATCCGAACCAGTACGACGTGGCCTCGGACCTGGTGACGTGGGACGGCGCCTGCGTCAACGAGGGCACCAACTCCTACGCGGTGCTCTCCAACGGCTGGAAGCCGTACTTCACCGGCCACAACGCCTGTGTCATCGCGCTGGACACGGACTGTCCCGGGGCCTCCGCGTGCGCGACGCGCGTCACCTACGGCCCGGCGTGGATCCACCCCGCGAACCACCCCGCCCAGCACGACGACACCGGCGGGCGCGTGTTCTGGGACCGCGCCTGCGTGAATGCGTCGCCCAACTCGTACGCGGTGCTGTCCAACGGGTGGGGGCCGTACTTCACCGGCACCAACGCCTGCGGCGTGTCCTTCCGCTACACGGGCTGCGGCGGGCTCTACCAGAACCCCGTCGTCCCCACGGACTGCGCGGACCCGGGCGTCATCCACGACGGCACGCGCTACGTGGCGGCGTGCACCTCCGGCGGCGCGGCCAGCGCCTTCCCGCTGCGCGTCTCCACGGATCTGGTGACGTGGACGGGCGCCGGCTCCATCTTCCCCTCGGGCACGCGTCCGGCCTGGGCCACCGGGGACTTCTGGGCGCCCGAAATCCACCGCGTGGGCGGCCGCTTCATCGCTTACTACACGGCGCGGCACTCCAGCGGGAAGCTGGCCATCGGCGCGGCCACGGCCACGAGCGCGCTCGGTCCCTTCACCGATTTGGGCCGGCCCCTCATCCTGGATGCCGGCATGGGGATGATCGACGCGACGTTCTTCACGGACGCCGCGGGGACGGGCTACCTGGTGTGGAAGGCGGACGGCAACGCGGTGGGCCAGCAGACGCCCATCTACGGGCAGGCGCTCTCCGCGGACGGTCTGTCGCTGGTGGGCACGCGCCGCACGCTCATCACCAACAACCTGGGCTGGGAGGGCGGCGTGGTGGAGGCGCCGTGGGTGGTCGCGCGCGGCGGTTACTACTACCTCTTCTACAGTGGTAACGCGTACTACAACAGCACCTACGCTGTCGGAGTGGCCCGCGCCACGAGCCCCCTGGGGCCGTACACCAAGGCGGGCGCGCCGATTCTCGCGACGGGCGGAGGCTGGGTGGGGCCGGGCCACAACTCGGTGGTCAACGGGCCGGGCGGAGACACGTACATGGTCTACCACGCCTGGAACAGCGCCCACACCGCGCGGGTCATGCTGGTGGACGCCATCACCTGGCCCAACGGCTGGCCCGCGGTGCCGGAGGCGCCCTCTGCGGGCTCTCGTCCCCGGCCGTAG
- a CDS encoding RNase H family protein, protein MKSHATLVFADGACSGNPGPGGWGVIIATPDGQVTELGGHERETTNNRMELTAVGMALRHLEATAGPLRIHTDSTYVIQGITKWAFGWSKRGWKTAEGKEVANAPYWRRLMALLAQRKQTHSGEAAAVEWHYVRGHVGVPGNERVDEIAVAYSRGKGVRLYSGALSTYDVAVHDIPEDTSLPEEKPRQPAAKAHSYLSQVGRSVKRHATWAACERRVKGVSDARFKKTKSPEDEAQVLADWGVKPGDVQSED, encoded by the coding sequence ATGAAGAGCCACGCCACGCTCGTCTTCGCCGACGGAGCCTGCTCCGGCAACCCGGGCCCCGGGGGCTGGGGCGTCATCATCGCCACGCCGGACGGCCAGGTGACGGAGCTGGGCGGTCACGAGCGGGAGACCACCAACAACCGGATGGAGCTCACGGCCGTGGGCATGGCGCTGCGCCACCTGGAGGCCACGGCGGGCCCGCTGCGCATCCACACCGACTCCACCTATGTGATTCAGGGCATCACCAAGTGGGCGTTCGGCTGGAGCAAGCGCGGCTGGAAGACGGCCGAGGGCAAGGAGGTGGCCAACGCCCCCTACTGGAGGCGACTGATGGCGCTGCTCGCCCAGCGCAAGCAGACCCACTCCGGTGAGGCCGCCGCCGTCGAGTGGCACTACGTGCGCGGCCACGTGGGCGTGCCCGGCAACGAGCGGGTCGACGAAATCGCCGTGGCCTACTCGCGCGGCAAGGGCGTGCGGCTCTACTCGGGCGCGCTGTCCACGTACGACGTGGCCGTCCATGACATCCCCGAGGACACCTCGCTCCCCGAGGAGAAGCCCCGACAGCCCGCGGCCAAGGCGCACTCGTACCTGAGCCAGGTGGGCCGCAGCGTGAAGCGTCACGCCACGTGGGCCGCGTGCGAGCGCCGCGTCAAGGGCGTCTCCGACGCGCGCTTCAAGAAGACCAAGAGCCCCGAGGACGAGGCCCAGGTGCTCGCGGACTGGGGCGTCAAGCCCGGGGACGTTCAGTCGGAGGACTGA
- a CDS encoding replication-associated recombination protein A — protein MSAGPDLFSASVDVNRFAPLAERMRPRTPDEFIGQAHLLGPGGPLRGLMERKQLVSSLFWGPPGVGKTTLARMLASNVDAELVILSAVSDGIPRIREVVAEAERARNQYSRRTVLFVDEIHRWAKNVQEQALPHVESGLFILLGATTENVSFEVRPALVSRCRVFQLQELTLADIQGALRRALTDEKRGLGKRQLTVGEEALALLARGGAGDVRKALGALEMAAGLTADGGEITVDVARESVGVGLSRHDKDGDQHFDLLSALQKSCRGSNAQGAIFWAAKLLQTGDVVSLWRRLKVIAVEDVGMAMPEAITIVRACEEGFHSTGMPEGRLFVAHAVITLATARKSNRAYAAMNAALEALEANPNVGPPLNLRNAPTDLLKELGHGKGYQPPWDFKDHYAPGQTYLPPPLERAVFYRPSKEGYEAEVHERMTHWWREDKASKGE, from the coding sequence ATGAGCGCCGGCCCCGACCTGTTCTCCGCCTCCGTGGATGTGAACCGCTTCGCGCCGCTCGCCGAGCGGATGCGGCCGCGCACGCCCGACGAGTTCATCGGGCAGGCGCACCTGCTGGGCCCCGGAGGTCCGCTGCGCGGGCTGATGGAGCGCAAGCAGCTGGTGTCCTCGCTCTTCTGGGGGCCGCCCGGCGTGGGCAAGACGACGCTGGCGCGCATGCTGGCGTCCAACGTGGACGCGGAGCTGGTCATCCTGTCGGCGGTGTCGGACGGAATCCCGCGCATCCGCGAGGTGGTGGCGGAGGCCGAGCGCGCGCGCAATCAGTACTCGCGCCGCACGGTGCTCTTCGTGGACGAAATCCACCGCTGGGCGAAGAACGTCCAGGAGCAGGCGCTGCCCCACGTGGAGAGCGGGCTGTTCATCCTGCTGGGCGCCACGACGGAGAACGTCAGCTTCGAGGTTCGGCCCGCGCTCGTCAGCCGGTGTCGCGTCTTCCAGCTCCAGGAGCTGACGCTCGCGGACATCCAGGGCGCGCTGCGCCGGGCGCTCACCGACGAGAAGCGCGGGCTGGGCAAGCGCCAGCTGACGGTGGGGGAGGAGGCCCTGGCGCTGCTGGCCCGGGGCGGCGCGGGGGACGTGCGCAAGGCGCTGGGCGCGCTGGAGATGGCGGCGGGGCTGACGGCCGACGGCGGCGAAATCACCGTGGACGTCGCCCGCGAGTCGGTGGGCGTGGGCCTGTCGCGCCACGACAAGGACGGGGACCAGCACTTCGACCTGCTCAGCGCGCTGCAGAAGTCCTGTCGGGGCTCCAACGCGCAGGGCGCCATCTTCTGGGCGGCGAAGCTGCTGCAGACCGGCGACGTGGTGTCGCTGTGGCGCAGGCTCAAGGTCATCGCGGTGGAGGACGTGGGCATGGCCATGCCGGAGGCCATCACCATCGTCCGCGCGTGCGAGGAGGGCTTCCACTCCACGGGCATGCCGGAGGGGCGGCTGTTCGTCGCGCACGCCGTCATCACCCTGGCCACGGCGCGCAAGAGCAACCGCGCCTATGCCGCGATGAACGCGGCGCTGGAGGCGCTGGAGGCGAACCCCAACGTCGGGCCTCCGCTGAACCTGCGCAACGCGCCCACGGACCTGCTCAAGGAGCTGGGCCACGGCAAGGGCTACCAGCCGCCGTGGGACTTCAAGGACCACTACGCGCCGGGGCAGACGTACCTGCCGCCGCCGCTGGAGCGCGCCGTCTTCTATCGCCCGAGCAAGGAAGGCTACGAGGCGGAGGTCCACGAGCGCATGACGCACTGGTGGCGCGAGGACAAGGCGAGCAAGGGCGAGTAG